Below is a genomic region from Euryarchaeota archaeon.
CGATCAGGGAAAGACTGGCCGCAGACATGTAGGCGAACGCGGCCGCGAGGCGCCCCGCGTCGCCTCCTTCCCGCAGGTGCGGCGCCATGCCGTGGGCCCAGAGAAGTGCTACGAGGCCGGCAAGAAGAAGACCCGCGTTGAAAAGGATCGAGGTGATGCCCCGCGATGCCCAGATGTCCCCCGAACCGGGAACGCCCCCTAGGTCGGAAAGGAAATTGTCCGTCCACGAGAACCACGGAGCCGTCGCAACGGCTGCGAAGATGCCTCCGAAGGCAAGAAGCGGAGCGAGTAGGCCGGCGTAACCCGCGAGGCGGTCATCGACGATGGGCACCGGGCCTCCCCACGGGCAGGCCATCGAAGCGCATTGCGGTGGCCATTTCGATCCCTCTCAAAACTGCACGGTGACGTCCGCCCTGTCGGTCTCGGCCACTTTGAAGAGGTCCTGCTTCGTGTAATGCAGCATGCTCGCGACGAACATGTCGGGGACGGATTGGATGCGGATATTGTACGTGTTCACGGAGTCGTTGTAGAACTCGCGTCTGTCGGCGATCTGGTCCTCCACCTCGCTTACCCGGTGCTGGAAATTGACGAACGATGTGTCGGCCTTCAACTGCGGATAGTTCTCGGCCACGGCAAAGAGGGTCTTCAAAGTCGACGTCATGATGTTGTCCGCGGCCGCTTTTTCCGGCACACTCTTCGCATTCATGAACGCGGTGCGCGCCTCGGTCACCTTGACCAGCACCTCTTTCTCGTAGTCCCGGTATCCCTTGACGGTCGCCAAGAGCTTCGTCAACTCGTCGTGGCGCTGTTTGAGGAGGACGTCGATGTTCGACCACGCCTTGTCGATGTTGTTCCGCAGCCGAACTAGGCTATTGTAGATCGAGAAGAAGAGCCCTACGAAGAGGACCACCATCAAGAGCAGTACGAGGCCGATGACCAGTTCCAATTCGCCCGCCATTTTCTCAACCCAGGGAAACCACGTTCACCGATATCAGCGCACCGATGACGACGATGATGGCGCCCCCCGCAAACCAGCCCAACGTCTCCCACTTCAGGCCCCTGACGAGGTCGGTCTCGCTTCGATCGGAGATCATGAAGGTCCGTTCGTTGTCGCCCTTCTTCACGGAGACACCTCCGGGTGCCTTCGGGTCGATCGAGGCCGTGCCGAGGACGAAGACGTTCTCGCCTGGTTCGATGAGGTATTCGAAGTACTTCCGGTCCCCCACGCTTGCGCCCCACGTCCGGTGGGCGCCCGGCTTCAATGGCGTGAGGGACCAACCGGACACGTCCATTTCGCGTTCCCGGCCCGAGTGCCACGCGTCGAGGAGTCCAAGGATCCTGGGAAACGCGGCCCCGACCCCCGAGCGTTGGAGGTAGACGCCCGACAGGGGCGTGTGCACCTCGGCTCCAGCCGGGTCGACGTACGCGCGGCCCGTGTCGTCCTTGGCGTAAAACGGCGTCGCGCGGTCGCCGGCGGCGATCGTGTCCCAACTGTAACTGGTCCTCACCTGGCCCTTGGGCCCGCGCGAGACGTGCTTGCGGTACTCTTGCACGTCGTACTTGTAGTAGACGCAGGGTTTACGCGAAAAGGGGGACGTGAGGAAGGACTCGGCCTCGGCCGAGCCTTGGATCTCCACGAGTCCCATCGCCATCGAGCGCACCTTCGAGCGCGGCGTGTCCTCGATGAGGCGCCACTTGCGCCACTTGTTGAATCCGAAGTAGAAGACCAAGGCGCCACCGGCTCCCATTACGAGGCCGATCACCATCTGCTCCATGGCGGCCATGGCGGGTCAGAGCCTCACGGCAATGAAGAACCTTGTGAAAGTCCCCTTTTCCATTTCAAGGAGGGCCGCCCGGAGGCCGCGTGTCGGGAGCGCCCACTGAACGGTGGAACGGCCCCCAGCGTCCCGTCCCGGCGGAGGAAACATGGAATCGCCCCGGCCTGGCGCGTCCTCAGAGGTCGAACTCTCGCCGCCGCATCGTCCACGCCGAGAGGGCGAGGAAGGCGACGCCGGCGAGTACGACGATCCGTAAGGCACCCATCGAAGGCTCGTCCGACGGGAGCCACTGCAACCCCTCATCCAGTTTCCAGCTCTTCGCCGCTTCCTGGATGTAATTGCCTATGGTGAGGGTCTTCACCCACGGGACGAAGAGCCCGGCGATCGTCTCCCAACCGAGGACGAAAGCGACGCCGAGCAAGTACGGTCGGTCGACGACGATGCCGAGGAGCGTGAAGAAGCCACCATATACGAAGAGCGTCACGAGGCTTGCAAACAACGGCGTCGTGAGGAAGCCGACGTTGCCCTCCGGTGTCCCGAAGAGGATGAGGAACGTAACGACTATCCCGACGCTCACGGCAGCGGCGGCGACGACGAAACCGGCGAGGAACTTCGCGATCGGTATGGCGGAGCGCGACAACGGCCTCGTGAGCAGGTACGGAAGCGTGCCCGCTTCCTTCTCGTCCGCGATCACACCGCCCGCGTAGAACAGGGCTATGAACGGGATCAATATCCGCAGGTGGAGAAGGCCGAGGATGCTCGCGTAGAAATCCTTTATAGTGAGCCGGTCGGGAGGCGTTGGCGGCTTGTCGCTAGTGGGCCTTGGATCGACGACGAGGGAGGCGACCTCCATGTTGTTCGTCCCATCGGGATCGCTCGCCGAATCGCCCGGGTCGACGTACGCTTGCGCCCAATACGGGCCTTCCGTGGCGTCGCGCCAGAGAAGTTGTATCTCCTTCGATTCGCCGGCGGCGAGATCAACTTGCGTGATGTTCTCACTGAACGCGGCGAGGGGCCCGCCAAACCCGCGCCCGACCCGGAGCGCTACGGTGACGTTCGTCACGGCCACGGCCCCCGTGTTGGTCACGGTGGAAACGAAGGTGAGGTTGTCGCCGCGCACGTGGCTACCGGGCGGTAGGCGAAGGCCGGTCATCGTGAGGTCGGCCGTGACGGGCGCCGAGTCGTTTCCTGTGAGATTGTTCGGTGGCGTCGGGGCGGTGAGCGCTGACGGAGGCCGATACCCGACGACCA
It encodes:
- a CDS encoding DUF998 domain-containing protein, giving the protein MPIVDDRLAGYAGLLAPLLAFGGIFAAVATAPWFSWTDNFLSDLGGVPGSGDIWASRGITSILFNAGLLLAGLVALLWAHGMAPHLREGGDAGRLAAAFAYMSAASLSLIGLLPETLGDAHGLVSRVFFFSVTIALFASGLAFRGRSPRWLSRGAFALAFVAFLGLPFYVLRGAYVGKAVSEMFPATAIAIAVFASGWWLLRLNPRRSA
- a CDS encoding ABC transporter permease subunit; translation: MGATMTLFKTHLRSWASAKGFLIVALAGLLPVVLVGAWVVTHQADISPDEPTLSLTSIKEGDPVVLTVAVRNIGTSNAGNFNASLSIGRVSGNQLIPDATKEDIVSGLAPGASALVTVDWTAKAGSWWILADTDSADTVGEKEEFNNQKLVPVVVGYRPPSALTAPTPPNNLTGNDSAPVTADLTMTGLRLPPGSHVRGDNLTFVSTVTNTGAVAVTNVTVALRVGRGFGGPLAAFSENITQVDLAAGESKEIQLLWRDATEGPYWAQAYVDPGDSASDPDGTNNMEVASLVVDPRPTSDKPPTPPDRLTIKDFYASILGLLHLRILIPFIALFYAGGVIADEKEAGTLPYLLTRPLSRSAIPIAKFLAGFVVAAAAVSVGIVVTFLILFGTPEGNVGFLTTPLFASLVTLFVYGGFFTLLGIVVDRPYLLGVAFVLGWETIAGLFVPWVKTLTIGNYIQEAAKSWKLDEGLQWLPSDEPSMGALRIVVLAGVAFLALSAWTMRRREFDL
- a CDS encoding LemA family protein, which translates into the protein MAGELELVIGLVLLLMVVLFVGLFFSIYNSLVRLRNNIDKAWSNIDVLLKQRHDELTKLLATVKGYRDYEKEVLVKVTEARTAFMNAKSVPEKAAADNIMTSTLKTLFAVAENYPQLKADTSFVNFQHRVSEVEDQIADRREFYNDSVNTYNIRIQSVPDMFVASMLHYTKQDLFKVAETDRADVTVQF